In Xenorhabdus nematophila ATCC 19061, one DNA window encodes the following:
- the lolA gene encoding outer membrane lipoprotein chaperone LolA — protein MKKLMLIGCLMMGVSVSSAWANATQDLQGRLGKVNSFHASFTQTVTSNEGANIQKGEGELWIKRPNLFNWHMTTPDESVLVSDGKTLWFYNPFVEQVTANWLKDATGNTPFMLIARNDPADWKQYKIAQDGNHFELTPNNVNGNLKHFSITVTPEGTIQKFTATEQDGQKSTYQLQGQQNSSADADKFKFTVPDGVTLDDQRQ, from the coding sequence ATGAAAAAACTGATGTTGATTGGTTGTCTGATGATGGGTGTGAGCGTAAGTTCTGCATGGGCTAATGCTACGCAGGATCTACAAGGGCGTTTAGGAAAAGTAAATAGTTTTCATGCTAGTTTCACGCAAACTGTCACGAGCAATGAGGGTGCTAACATCCAAAAAGGAGAAGGTGAGCTTTGGATCAAACGCCCTAACTTATTTAACTGGCACATGACTACTCCTGATGAAAGTGTTTTAGTTTCTGATGGTAAAACGCTGTGGTTCTATAATCCTTTTGTCGAGCAGGTCACAGCGAATTGGTTAAAAGATGCGACGGGCAATACGCCATTTATGCTAATTGCCCGCAATGATCCTGCTGATTGGAAACAGTACAAAATTGCACAGGATGGCAATCATTTTGAGCTGACCCCCAATAATGTGAACGGTAATCTAAAACATTTTTCTATTACTGTGACACCAGAGGGGACAATCCAGAAGTTTACGGCGACCGAACAGGACGGGCAAAAGAGCACTTATCAATTGCAAGGTCAGCAAAATAGCAGTGCAGATGCAGATAAATTCAAATTTACAGTACCGGATGGTGTGACATTGGATGATCAGCGTCAGTGA
- a CDS encoding replication-associated recombination protein A, which yields MNNFSLDFSQNEFQPLAARMRPVTLDNYIGQSHLLAEGKPLSRAIRAGHLHSMILWGPPGTGKTTLAEIMGYYAQADIERISAVTSGIKEIRESIEKARQNRNAGRRTILFVDEVHRFNKSQQDAFLPHIEDGTITFIGATTENPSFELNSALLSRARVYLLKLLSTAEIEQVLIQAMNDKERGIGGQNIILPDDTRQMIAELAAGDARRSLNLLEMMSDMAEVNQQGQRILTPQLLTEVSGERSARFDNKGDRYYDFISALHKSIRGSAPDAALYWYARIITAGGDPLYIARRLLAIASEDVGNADPRGMQVAIAAWDCFTRVGAAEGERAIAQAIVYLACAPKSNAVYVAFKAALADAENKPDYDVPGHLRNAPTKLMKKMGIGEEYRYAHDEPNAYAAGEIYFPPEMQQTRYYYPTARGLEGKIGDKLNWLLEQDQNSSIKRYR from the coding sequence GTGAACAACTTTTCACTCGATTTTTCACAGAATGAATTTCAGCCACTGGCCGCAAGAATGCGGCCAGTCACATTAGATAATTATATTGGTCAGAGCCATTTATTGGCTGAGGGCAAGCCTTTATCAAGAGCTATCCGGGCAGGTCATCTCCATTCTATGATTTTGTGGGGACCTCCCGGAACCGGAAAAACAACACTGGCAGAAATTATGGGTTATTACGCCCAAGCTGATATTGAACGAATTTCGGCGGTCACCTCCGGCATTAAAGAAATTCGAGAATCTATCGAGAAAGCGCGTCAAAACCGCAATGCGGGACGTAGAACTATTTTATTTGTTGATGAAGTGCATCGATTTAATAAAAGCCAGCAAGATGCGTTTTTACCTCATATTGAAGATGGAACGATTACATTTATCGGTGCAACGACCGAAAATCCGTCCTTTGAATTAAATTCAGCTTTATTGTCACGGGCACGTGTTTATTTGCTGAAATTGCTCTCGACAGCAGAAATTGAGCAAGTACTCATTCAGGCCATGAACGATAAAGAGCGAGGAATTGGTGGGCAAAATATTATATTGCCGGATGATACTCGCCAGATGATAGCTGAACTTGCCGCGGGAGATGCGCGCCGTTCACTGAACTTGCTGGAAATGATGTCAGATATGGCAGAAGTGAATCAGCAAGGGCAAAGAATTCTAACCCCTCAATTGTTGACAGAAGTCAGCGGGGAAAGAAGTGCACGGTTTGATAATAAAGGTGATCGGTATTACGATTTCATTTCTGCCTTACATAAATCAATCCGTGGCTCTGCGCCTGATGCAGCGCTTTATTGGTATGCCCGAATTATTACAGCAGGTGGTGACCCACTTTATATTGCCCGTCGATTGTTGGCGATTGCTTCAGAAGATGTCGGTAATGCAGACCCACGTGGAATGCAGGTAGCCATTGCCGCATGGGACTGTTTTACGCGTGTAGGAGCGGCAGAAGGAGAAAGGGCGATAGCACAGGCAATTGTCTATCTTGCGTGTGCCCCGAAAAGTAATGCGGTATATGTCGCTTTCAAAGCAGCTCTGGCTGATGCAGAAAATAAACCAGATTACGATGTTCCTGGCCACTTGCGCAATGCTCCGACTAAGTTAATGAAGAAAATGGGAATAGGTGAAGAGTACCGCTATGCCCATGATGAACCGAATGCGTATGCTGCTGGTGAAATTTATTTCCCGCCTGAGATGCAACAAACACGTTATTATTATCCGACTGCCAGAGGGTTAGAAGGCAAGATTGGTGATAAATTAAACTGGTTGCTGGAACAGGATCAAAATAGCTCAATAAAACGCTATCGTTAA
- the serS gene encoding serine--tRNA ligase, which translates to MLDPNMLRNELDAVAEKLARRGYTLDVETLRKQEERRKVLQVETETLQAERNSRSKAIGSAKARGEDIAPLRQEVNQLGEKLDSAKAELEALQAEIRNLALSMPNIPDDASPDGKDDSDNLEISRWGEPRQYGFEVKDHVSLGELSGGLDFAAAVKLTGSRFVVMKGQIARLHRAIAQFMLNLHTEQHGYLETYVPYLVNYDSLYGTGQLPKFGEDLFHTRPLEEESASNYALIPTAEVPVTNLVRDEILDESELPLKMTAHTPCFRSEAGSYGRDTRGLIRMHQFDKVELVQIVHPEKSMEALEELTGHAEKVLQLLNLPYRKMLLCTGDMGAGARKTYDLEVWLPAQNTYREISSCSNMWDFQARRMQARFRSKDDKKPQLVHTLNGSGLAVGRTLVAVMENYQQADGRIEIPEVLRSYMNGLEYIG; encoded by the coding sequence ATGCTCGATCCAAATATGCTGCGTAATGAGCTAGACGCAGTCGCCGAAAAACTGGCTCGCAGGGGTTATACCCTTGATGTGGAGACGCTGCGCAAACAAGAAGAGCGCCGCAAAGTTTTACAAGTTGAAACTGAAACCCTGCAAGCAGAACGTAATTCCCGATCGAAAGCTATTGGTTCAGCAAAAGCCCGCGGTGAAGATATTGCACCATTGCGTCAGGAAGTGAACCAGTTGGGAGAAAAACTGGATTCGGCAAAAGCTGAACTGGAAGCGTTGCAAGCTGAGATCCGTAATCTCGCATTAAGTATGCCGAATATTCCTGATGATGCCTCTCCTGATGGAAAAGATGACAGTGATAATCTGGAAATTAGCCGTTGGGGTGAACCACGCCAGTATGGCTTTGAAGTCAAAGATCATGTATCACTGGGTGAACTGAGTGGTGGCCTTGATTTTGCTGCGGCGGTTAAATTGACGGGTTCACGTTTTGTGGTAATGAAAGGTCAGATCGCTCGTCTGCACCGTGCTATCGCTCAGTTTATGCTGAATTTGCATACTGAACAGCATGGCTATCTGGAGACTTATGTTCCTTATTTGGTTAACTATGATTCACTATATGGTACAGGTCAATTGCCGAAATTTGGTGAAGATTTGTTTCACACCAGACCGTTGGAAGAAGAATCTGCCAGCAACTATGCTTTGATCCCGACTGCGGAAGTGCCTGTCACTAACTTGGTTCGTGATGAAATTCTGGATGAAAGTGAATTGCCACTGAAAATGACGGCGCATACACCTTGTTTCCGTTCTGAAGCCGGTTCTTATGGTCGTGATACCCGTGGTCTGATCCGTATGCACCAGTTCGATAAAGTTGAATTGGTTCAGATTGTTCATCCAGAAAAATCCATGGAAGCACTGGAAGAATTGACGGGCCATGCAGAAAAAGTATTGCAGTTACTGAATCTTCCATACCGTAAAATGCTGTTGTGTACGGGTGACATGGGGGCAGGCGCAAGAAAAACTTACGATTTAGAAGTATGGCTGCCTGCGCAAAATACTTACCGCGAGATTTCATCTTGCTCAAATATGTGGGACTTCCAGGCGCGTCGTATGCAGGCACGTTTCCGCTCTAAGGATGATAAAAAACCACAGTTGGTACATACACTTAATGGTTCTGGGTTGGCTGTAGGCCGTACATTGGTTGCTGTGATGGAAAACTATCAGCAGGCAGATGGCCGTATCGAAATCCCAGAAGTATTGCGTTCTTATATGAACGGATTAGAATATATCGGTTGA
- a CDS encoding BPSS1780 family membrane protein yields MDTQDINFNSGESNVSLSKEKDTFIPGGRAVGAGAATEWISHAWGMFKAQPLKWILITLIYLVITIVVQLIPIVSIIAGLFGPVFIAGFIVASEQQRTSGHFEIESLFQGFKNKLGSLVAVGALVFGIYLLAFFAALILGGASILQAILTGQDPESVLLISGASTLLIAGLVILLFSFIAIAFSLFAPALIIINDLKFGEAVSMSLSAVKKNLLGIILFLLLMGILVGISMIPLFLGLIVTIPMFMATYYTIYRSVFYAPEKKETKSSLII; encoded by the coding sequence ATGGACACTCAAGATATTAATTTCAATTCAGGGGAAAGTAATGTTTCTCTGAGCAAAGAAAAAGATACATTTATTCCTGGTGGTCGTGCTGTTGGAGCTGGAGCAGCTACAGAATGGATCAGTCATGCCTGGGGGATGTTTAAAGCTCAACCATTAAAATGGATACTGATAACGTTAATCTATCTGGTCATCACGATAGTTGTACAACTCATTCCGATTGTCAGTATCATAGCTGGCCTTTTTGGCCCCGTATTTATTGCTGGATTTATTGTCGCCAGTGAACAACAAAGAACATCAGGACACTTTGAAATCGAATCTCTCTTTCAGGGATTTAAAAATAAGCTCGGTTCATTAGTTGCAGTTGGTGCTCTTGTTTTTGGTATATATCTTCTTGCCTTTTTCGCCGCCCTTATACTCGGCGGTGCAAGCATATTACAAGCAATTCTGACTGGACAAGACCCAGAATCAGTACTATTAATAAGTGGTGCATCTACTCTACTAATTGCAGGGCTTGTGATACTGCTTTTCAGTTTTATTGCTATTGCATTTAGTTTGTTTGCACCTGCTTTGATCATCATTAATGATCTAAAATTTGGTGAAGCAGTATCAATGAGCCTGAGTGCAGTAAAGAAAAATCTACTTGGTATTATTCTATTTTTATTATTGATGGGCATTCTCGTGGGTATCTCAATGATCCCTTTATTCTTGGGATTGATTGTTACAATACCTATGTTTATGGCAACCTATTATACAATTTATCGTAGCGTTTTTTATGCCCCAGAAAAGAAAGAGACAAAATCCAGCTTAATTATTTAA
- the pflA gene encoding pyruvate formate lyase 1-activating protein encodes MSVLGRIHSFESCGTVDGPGIRFIVFFQGCLMRCLYCHNRDTWDTHGGKTVTVEELVKEATTYRHFMNASGGGVTASGGEAILQAEFVRDWFRACHAEGINTCLDTNGFVRRYDSIIDELLDNTDLVMLDLKQLNDDIHQKLVGVSNHRTLEFAHYLAKRNQRTWIRYVVVPDWSDDDNSVHLLGEFTKNMKNIEKIELLPYHELGKHKWIAMGEEYKLDDVHPPSKETMDKVKDILCSYGHHVMY; translated from the coding sequence ATGTCCGTACTTGGTCGTATCCACTCTTTTGAATCTTGCGGCACCGTTGATGGCCCGGGTATCCGTTTTATCGTGTTTTTCCAAGGTTGCCTGATGCGTTGCCTTTATTGCCATAACCGTGATACTTGGGATACCCATGGTGGAAAAACAGTCACAGTTGAAGAGTTAGTCAAAGAGGCGACGACCTATCGTCATTTTATGAATGCTTCAGGAGGAGGTGTCACCGCTTCTGGCGGAGAAGCGATCCTTCAGGCTGAATTTGTCCGAGACTGGTTCAGGGCTTGCCATGCAGAAGGCATTAATACCTGTTTAGATACTAATGGTTTTGTCCGTCGTTACGATTCGATCATTGATGAACTGCTGGATAATACCGATCTGGTTATGTTGGACTTAAAGCAGCTCAATGATGATATTCACCAAAAGTTAGTCGGTGTTTCTAACCATCGAACTCTCGAATTTGCTCATTATCTGGCAAAACGAAATCAAAGAACCTGGATCCGTTATGTTGTCGTTCCCGACTGGTCAGATGACGATAATTCTGTTCATTTGCTTGGTGAATTTACCAAGAATATGAAAAACATTGAAAAAATTGAATTATTACCTTATCACGAACTGGGTAAGCATAAATGGATTGCTATGGGTGAAGAGTATAAATTGGATGATGTTCATCCGCCTTCAAAAGAGACGATGGATAAGGTAAAAGACATTCTGTGTAGTTATGGGCATCATGTAATGTATTAG
- the pflB gene encoding formate C-acetyltransferase has protein sequence MSELNEKISVAWQGFNEGSWQNEVNVRDFIQKNYTPYEGDESFLAGATKATDVLWEKVMEGIKIENRTHAPVDFDTDVASTITSHDAGYIEKNLEQIVGLQTEAPLKRTIIPFGGIKMVESSCKAYNRDLDPKLKQIFTEYRKTHNQGVFDVYTPDILKCRKSGVLTGLPDAYGRGRIIGDYRRVALYGIDFLRDEKFAQFTSLQEKLENGEDLESTIRLREEISEQHRALGQIKEMAAKYGYDIANPATNAKEAVQWTYFAYLAAVKSQNGAAMSFGRVSSFLDIYIERDIQAGTLTEQQAQELIDHLVMKLRMVRFLRTPEYDELFSGDPIWATESLAGMGLDGRTLVTKNSFRFLNTLYTMGPSPEPNMTILWSEKLPISFKKFAAKVSIDTSSLQYENDDLMRPDFNSDDYAIACCVSPMIVGKQMQFFGARANLAKTMLYAINGGMDEKMKIQVGPKEEPMKDAVLDYDKVMDRMDHFMDWLAKQYVTALNIIHYMHDKYSYEASLMALHDRDVLRTMACGIAGLSVAADSLSAIKYAKVSPIRDEDGLAIDFNIEGEYPQFGNNDSRVDDIACDLVGRFMKKIQKLQTYRNAIPTQSVLTITSNVVYGKKTGNTPDGRRAGAPFGPGANPMHGRDQKGAVASLTSVAKLPFAYAKDGISYTFSIVPNALGKDNEVRKANLAGLMDGYFHHEANIEGGQHLNVNVMNREMLMDAMENPEKYPQLTIRVSGYAVRFNSLTKEQQRNVITRTFTQAM, from the coding sequence ATGTCCGAGTTAAATGAAAAAATTTCTGTAGCATGGCAAGGTTTTAACGAGGGTAGCTGGCAGAATGAAGTTAACGTTCGCGACTTCATCCAGAAAAATTATACTCCGTATGAAGGTGACGAATCATTCCTTGCAGGTGCCACAAAAGCAACTGATGTTTTGTGGGAAAAAGTCATGGAAGGTATCAAAATCGAAAACCGTACTCATGCGCCGGTAGATTTTGATACTGACGTTGCGTCTACAATTACCTCTCATGATGCTGGTTATATTGAAAAAAATCTGGAACAAATCGTTGGTCTGCAAACCGAAGCCCCCCTTAAACGTACCATTATTCCATTTGGTGGCATTAAGATGGTTGAAAGTTCTTGCAAAGCCTACAACCGGGATCTGGACCCAAAACTGAAACAAATTTTTACTGAATATCGCAAAACCCACAATCAGGGCGTCTTTGATGTTTATACACCTGATATCCTGAAATGCCGTAAATCGGGTGTCTTGACTGGCCTGCCAGATGCTTATGGCCGCGGCCGCATCATTGGTGATTATCGTCGCGTTGCATTGTACGGTATCGACTTCCTGCGTGATGAAAAATTTGCTCAATTCACTTCATTGCAGGAAAAACTGGAAAACGGCGAAGATCTGGAATCAACCATCCGCCTGCGCGAAGAAATTTCTGAACAGCACCGTGCTCTTGGTCAAATCAAAGAGATGGCTGCTAAATATGGCTATGATATCGCCAACCCAGCAACTAATGCTAAAGAAGCGGTGCAATGGACCTATTTCGCCTATCTTGCCGCAGTTAAATCTCAAAATGGCGCAGCAATGTCGTTCGGGCGTGTTTCCAGCTTCCTCGATATCTACATTGAGCGGGATATTCAGGCAGGTACATTGACGGAGCAACAAGCGCAGGAGTTGATCGACCATCTGGTCATGAAACTCCGCATGGTGCGCTTCCTGCGTACGCCAGAATACGATGAGCTGTTCTCCGGTGACCCCATCTGGGCAACTGAATCACTGGCTGGTATGGGTTTGGATGGCCGTACTCTCGTGACTAAAAACAGCTTCCGTTTCCTGAATACGTTGTACACCATGGGCCCATCTCCAGAGCCTAACATGACCATCCTGTGGTCTGAAAAGCTGCCAATCAGCTTCAAAAAATTTGCGGCAAAAGTGTCTATTGATACTTCTTCCCTGCAATATGAAAACGATGACCTGATGCGTCCTGATTTCAACAGTGACGACTATGCTATCGCATGTTGTGTCAGCCCAATGATTGTTGGCAAACAAATGCAGTTCTTCGGTGCTCGTGCAAACCTTGCAAAAACCATGCTGTACGCCATCAACGGCGGTATGGATGAAAAAATGAAAATACAGGTTGGCCCGAAAGAAGAGCCAATGAAAGATGCCGTGCTGGATTATGACAAAGTGATGGATCGCATGGACCACTTCATGGATTGGCTGGCAAAACAGTATGTCACCGCTCTGAACATCATTCACTATATGCACGACAAATACAGCTATGAAGCTTCACTGATGGCGCTGCATGATCGTGATGTGTTGCGTACTATGGCATGTGGTATTGCAGGTCTGTCTGTTGCTGCTGATTCACTGTCTGCGATTAAATATGCGAAAGTTTCTCCAATCCGTGATGAAGATGGTTTGGCAATTGATTTCAACATTGAAGGTGAATACCCACAATTCGGTAACAACGATTCACGTGTCGATGATATCGCTTGTGATTTGGTCGGCCGCTTCATGAAAAAAATCCAGAAGCTGCAAACATACCGCAATGCAATTCCAACTCAGTCTGTGCTGACCATTACCTCAAACGTCGTTTATGGTAAAAAAACCGGTAATACGCCTGATGGCCGTCGTGCTGGTGCACCATTCGGACCGGGGGCTAACCCAATGCACGGACGTGACCAGAAAGGGGCAGTTGCTTCACTGACTTCTGTGGCTAAACTGCCATTTGCCTACGCTAAAGATGGAATTTCATATACCTTCTCCATCGTACCTAATGCGCTGGGTAAAGATAATGAAGTACGTAAAGCGAATCTGGCAGGCCTGATGGATGGTTATTTCCATCACGAAGCAAATATCGAAGGTGGTCAGCATTTGAACGTCAACGTAATGAACCGGGAAATGTTGATGGACGCAATGGAAAATCCTGAAAAATATCCTCAGTTGACTATCCGTGTATCAGGCTACGCTGTGCGGTTTAACTCTTTGACTAAAGAGCAACAAAGGAACGTTATCACCCGTACTTTTACTCAAGCAATGTAA
- the focA gene encoding formate transporter FocA produces the protein MKTDNPFNLFPPVVMAQIADDSGVYKVNKHPAVTYLSAIMAGAFISIAFVFYITATTGTSTTPYGLAKLTGGICFSLGLMLVVVCGIDLFTSTVLTIISKATGRITWSQMFKNWVNVYIGNLIGALLFVALIWYSGQYAVANGAWGLNVLQTAGHKMHHTFIEAVCLGILANLMVCLAVWLSYAGRSLIDKLFALILPIGMFVASGFEHSIANMFLIPFGIVIKNFAPDEFWVKAGATPEQFSQLTVSNFIIDNLIPVTIGNIIGGAVLVGLTNWFMYLRGGKKH, from the coding sequence ATGAAAACTGACAACCCTTTTAATTTATTTCCGCCTGTTGTAATGGCACAAATCGCTGATGATAGTGGTGTCTATAAAGTCAATAAACATCCCGCAGTGACTTATTTATCGGCAATCATGGCAGGTGCATTTATTTCCATTGCTTTTGTTTTTTATATTACAGCAACGACAGGCACCTCCACCACTCCTTATGGATTAGCAAAATTAACTGGCGGGATCTGTTTTTCCCTTGGTTTAATGCTGGTGGTGGTATGTGGTATTGACCTCTTCACTTCCACCGTATTAACCATCATTTCAAAAGCGACGGGCCGTATTACCTGGTCACAAATGTTCAAAAACTGGGTTAACGTTTATATCGGTAATCTGATTGGCGCATTGCTTTTTGTCGCTTTGATCTGGTATTCAGGCCAATATGCCGTTGCCAATGGTGCCTGGGGGCTGAATGTATTACAGACAGCAGGCCATAAAATGCACCATACCTTTATTGAAGCGGTATGCTTAGGCATCCTGGCCAATCTGATGGTATGTCTGGCGGTATGGTTAAGCTATGCCGGACGCAGCCTGATAGATAAATTATTCGCGCTGATCCTGCCGATTGGCATGTTTGTCGCCAGTGGTTTTGAGCACAGCATCGCTAACATGTTTTTAATTCCGTTCGGGATCGTCATCAAAAACTTTGCACCAGATGAATTCTGGGTGAAAGCGGGAGCAACTCCCGAGCAATTTTCTCAACTCACTGTTTCGAATTTTATTATCGATAACCTGATCCCCGTGACAATAGGTAACATTATTGGTGGTGCTGTATTAGTTGGATTGACTAATTGGTTCATGTATTTACGTGGCGGCAAAAAACATTAG
- the ycaO gene encoding 30S ribosomal protein S12 methylthiotransferase accessory factor YcaO: MTQTYIPGKDAALEDSINRFQHKLESLGFNIEEASWLNPVPNVWSVHIRDRDCPLCFTNGKGASKKAALASALGEYFERLSTNYFFADFYLGEAIANGEFVHYPNEKWFLLPEDDSLPKGILDERLHRFYNPDNALCASQLVDLQSGNEERGICALPFSRQSDNQVVYIPMNIVGNLYVSNGMSAGNTTNEARVQGLSEVFERYVKNRIIAECISLPEIPQDVMSRYPGIVESVNKLQEEGFPLYCYDASLGGQFPVICVVLFNPDNGTCFASFGAHPDFGVALERTVTELLQGRSLKDLDVFTPPSFDDEEVSEHTNLETHFIDSSGAISWDLFKQDADYEFADWNFSGTTEEEFATLMGIFNKLDAEVYIADYEHLGVYACRILVPGMSDIYPVEDLHIANNTMGTHLRDTILTLPESQWQPQEYLAFLEQLDDEGLDDFTRVRELLGIAAGKDNGWSNLRIGELKSMLALAGNDLEQALIWVEWTQDFNASVFTKERANYYRCLQTLLLLTQEEDREPAQYYQAFVKMYGQDTVDAASAAIAGENCFHGLWSVDSELKALPAHQALLNTYEKLQKAKREFWIK; the protein is encoded by the coding sequence ATGACGCAGACCTATATCCCAGGCAAAGACGCCGCGTTGGAAGACTCCATTAATCGTTTCCAGCACAAGCTAGAATCCCTTGGCTTTAATATTGAAGAAGCCTCATGGTTGAATCCTGTTCCGAATGTTTGGTCAGTACATATCCGCGATCGCGATTGCCCTCTGTGCTTTACTAACGGCAAAGGAGCCAGCAAGAAAGCGGCGCTAGCTTCTGCGCTGGGAGAATATTTTGAGCGTCTATCGACAAACTATTTCTTTGCTGATTTTTACCTCGGCGAAGCCATTGCCAATGGTGAGTTTGTTCATTATCCCAATGAAAAATGGTTTCTTTTGCCAGAAGATGATTCCCTGCCAAAAGGTATTTTAGACGAACGCCTGCACCGTTTTTACAACCCGGATAATGCACTCTGTGCCAGCCAATTGGTTGACCTGCAATCGGGTAATGAAGAACGCGGGATCTGCGCTCTGCCATTTTCGCGTCAGTCAGATAACCAAGTCGTTTATATTCCGATGAATATTGTCGGAAATTTGTATGTTTCAAACGGTATGTCAGCCGGTAATACCACTAACGAAGCACGTGTTCAGGGATTATCTGAAGTATTCGAGCGCTACGTGAAAAACCGTATTATCGCAGAGTGCATCAGTTTGCCTGAAATTCCACAAGATGTTATGAGCCGCTATCCTGGTATTGTCGAATCGGTCAATAAATTACAAGAAGAAGGCTTCCCGCTTTATTGTTACGATGCTTCACTGGGTGGTCAGTTCCCTGTCATTTGTGTCGTATTGTTTAATCCGGACAATGGGACGTGCTTTGCATCCTTTGGTGCCCACCCTGATTTCGGCGTTGCGCTGGAACGAACTGTCACAGAATTACTGCAAGGCCGTAGTCTGAAAGATCTGGATGTCTTTACGCCACCAAGTTTCGATGATGAAGAAGTTTCTGAGCATACTAATCTGGAAACTCACTTTATTGATTCCAGCGGTGCAATCAGTTGGGATTTATTTAAACAAGATGCTGATTATGAGTTTGCTGACTGGAATTTCAGCGGCACAACTGAGGAAGAATTTGCCACTCTGATGGGGATCTTCAATAAGCTGGATGCTGAAGTTTACATTGCTGATTATGAACACCTTGGCGTTTACGCCTGCCGGATTCTGGTTCCGGGTATGTCAGATATTTATCCGGTTGAAGACCTGCACATTGCCAATAACACCATGGGAACGCATTTACGTGACACCATCCTGACATTGCCGGAAAGCCAATGGCAACCGCAAGAATATCTTGCGTTCCTTGAACAATTAGATGACGAAGGATTAGATGATTTTACCCGTGTACGTGAATTGCTGGGCATAGCTGCTGGTAAAGATAACGGTTGGAGCAATCTGCGTATTGGTGAATTGAAATCCATGCTGGCACTGGCGGGCAACGATCTGGAACAGGCACTGATCTGGGTCGAGTGGACACAAGATTTCAATGCCTCTGTCTTCACCAAAGAACGGGCTAATTATTATCGATGCCTGCAAACCTTGCTTCTGTTGACTCAGGAAGAAGACCGTGAACCGGCTCAATATTATCAGGCATTCGTTAAGATGTATGGCCAAGACACTGTCGATGCGGCTTCTGCTGCCATTGCCGGAGAGAATTGCTTCCACGGTTTATGGTCTGTCGATTCAGAATTAAAGGCATTACCAGCACATCAGGCATTATTGAATACCTACGAAAAACTGCAAAAAGCCAAGCGCGAATTTTGGATTAAATAA
- the ansB gene encoding L-asparaginase 2 has product MKKTKMTAIAGFLALVSGSAFALPNITVLATGGTIAGGGESATQSSYTAGKVGVDALLNAVPAIKNIADLKGEQVVSIGSQDMNDQVWLTLAKKISADCDKTDGFVITHGTDTMEETAYFLDLTTQCQKPIVMVGAMRPSTALGADGPLNLYNAVVVASDKNSANRGVLLAMNDSVIHGRDIGKLSTTEVQAFQAVNAGAQGFVHNGKVNYYSAAPIKARKAAFEVNELDKLPKVGIVYNYSNASDLPAKAFMENGYQGIVSAGVGNGNIYKSILDSLAKAAKDGVVVVRSSRIPFGYTTQNAEVNDSKYGFVASERLNPQKARVLLQLALTQTNDAEKIQEMFSKY; this is encoded by the coding sequence ATGAAAAAGACTAAAATGACAGCGATTGCCGGTTTTCTGGCTTTAGTAAGTGGTTCAGCATTTGCTTTGCCAAATATTACTGTTCTGGCGACAGGGGGAACTATTGCCGGTGGTGGTGAATCTGCTACTCAATCCAGCTATACCGCGGGTAAAGTGGGTGTTGATGCACTGCTGAATGCGGTACCGGCTATTAAAAACATTGCTGATCTGAAAGGTGAACAGGTTGTCAGCATTGGTTCTCAGGACATGAACGATCAGGTTTGGCTGACTCTGGCGAAAAAAATCAGTGCAGATTGTGATAAAACCGATGGTTTTGTTATCACTCACGGCACTGATACTATGGAAGAAACCGCTTACTTCCTCGACCTGACAACTCAGTGTCAGAAACCTATTGTTATGGTTGGTGCAATGCGTCCATCCACGGCTTTGGGTGCTGATGGTCCATTGAATCTGTACAATGCTGTTGTTGTTGCGTCTGATAAAAATTCTGCAAACCGTGGTGTTCTGCTTGCGATGAATGACTCTGTGATTCATGGTCGCGATATCGGTAAACTGAGCACAACTGAAGTTCAGGCATTCCAGGCTGTAAACGCTGGCGCTCAGGGGTTTGTGCACAATGGCAAAGTTAACTACTATTCTGCGGCACCAATCAAAGCACGCAAAGCCGCGTTTGAAGTCAACGAATTGGATAAGCTGCCAAAAGTCGGTATTGTTTATAACTACTCCAACGCATCTGATTTGCCGGCAAAAGCATTCATGGAGAATGGTTATCAGGGTATTGTCAGTGCAGGTGTAGGCAATGGTAACATCTATAAGTCCATTCTTGATTCTCTGGCTAAAGCAGCTAAAGACGGTGTTGTTGTTGTGCGTTCCAGCCGTATTCCTTTTGGCTATACTACCCAGAACGCTGAAGTTAACGACAGCAAGTATGGCTTTGTGGCTTCAGAACGCCTGAATCCGCAGAAAGCACGTGTTCTGCTGCAATTGGCTCTGACTCAGACTAATGATGCAGAAAAAATTCAGGAAATGTTTTCTAAATATTAA